A genomic window from Enoplosus armatus isolate fEnoArm2 chromosome 18, fEnoArm2.hap1, whole genome shotgun sequence includes:
- the dmgdh gene encoding dimethylglycine dehydrogenase, mitochondrial, translating into MSRILNLITIQLRRDLAACRGIARLPLRTICCTSRKQAEQSDASSVLGKRWKDTAETVIIGGGCVGVSLAYHLAKGGMKDVVLLEKSELTAGSTWHAAGLTTYYHPGINLKKVHYDSIKLYESLEAETGQAVGFHQPGSVRIAATAARVDEMKYQMTRTHWHVTEQYLIGPEKILELFPLINIDKVLAGLYTPGDGHIDPYSLTMALAAGARMYGAQIYNPAPVAALNPTADGKWDVQTPHGTIRANRIVNATGFWAREVGKMIGFEHPTIPVHHQYVVTATVPEVKALKKELAVIRDLEGSYYLRQERDGLLFGPYEKMEKMVLQDSWVRDRVPPGFGKELFESDLDRIMEHIEMAMEMIPVLKKADIINVVSGPITYTPDLLPMVGPHQGARNYWNAIGFGYGVIHAGGIGKFLSDWIRNGEPPYDLIECDPNRYGRWTDVPFMCAKARESYGFNNVVGYPKEERFAGRPTCRTSGVYELLKDKASMGFHAGWEQPHWFYKPGDDIGYKPSFRRTNWFGPVGRECKLVMEKVGVIDLTPFGKFIVKGKDSHKLLDRLFANTMPKVGLTNISHMLTPTGRVFAEVTITQLAPGEFLLITGSGSEGHDLRWIEAEAADGGYDVDISNVTEDIGVLGIAGPNSRKVLQKLTDEDLSDAGFKFLHCKSIQLAGVPVRAIRISYTGELGWELYIDQKNMAAVYKAMMEAGKDEGIDNFGTYAMSSLRLEKGFRGWGAEMNCDTNPLEAGLDYFIKLNKPADFIGKAALQEIKAKGLKRKLSYITLDTDDIDPEGNETVWHNGKVVGNTTSGAYSYSTQQSLAFAYLPLDLCSVGQKVEVELLGRKYPAMVIQEPLVLTEPTRTRLQKKAKGKA; encoded by the exons ATGTCGCGGATATTAAACCTAATCACCATTCAGCTGCGGAGAGATTTAGCCGCATGTCGAGGGATTGCTCGGCTTCCTTTGAGGACCATCTGCTGCACTTCAAGAAAACAAGCCGAACAGAG CGATGCATCCTCAGTTTTGGGGAAGAGGTGGAAGGACACGGCGGAGACTGTCATCATCGGTGGTGGATGTGTGGGGGTCAGCTTGGCCTATCACCTGGCCAAAGGTGGCATGAAGGATGTGGTGCTGCTGGAGAAGTCTGAGCTGACGGCTGGATCCACCTGGCACGCT gCTGGTTTGACGACATATTACCATCCAGGAATCAACCTCAAGAAAGTCCACTACGACAGCATTAAATTATACGAGAGCCTGGAGGCTGAGACTGGACAG GCCGTGGGCTTTCATCAGCCCGGCAGTGTCCGTATTGCTGCAACGGCGGCTCGGGTGGATGAGATGAAGTACCAGATGACCCGCACACACTGGCATGTGACGGAACAGTACTTGATCGGACCAGAGAAAATCCTGGAGCTTTTCCCTCTGATCAACATAGACAAG GTGTTGGCAGGTCTGTACACCCCAGGAGACGGCCACATTGACCCTTACTCCTTGACTATGGCTCTGGCTGCTGGTGCTCGTATGTACGGTGCCCAAATCTACAACCCAGCCCCGGTCGCCGCCCTCAACCCAACCGCTGATGGCAAGTGGGACGTCCAGACTCCTCATGGAACCATCCGCGCGAATCGCATCGTCAATGCAACAG GTTTCTGGGCCCGGGAGGTGGGCAAGATGATCGGGTTTGAACACCCCACCATCCCAGTGCATCACCAGTACGTAGTGACAGCAACGGTACCAGAAGTTAAGGCTCTGAAGAAGGAGCTGGCTGTCATCAGGGACCTGGAGGGATCTTACTACCTGCGTCAGGAAAGAGACGGCCTGCTGTTTGGACCGTATGAAAAGATGGAGAAGATGGTGCTACAGGACTCCTGGGTCAGAGATAGAGTTCCTCCAG GTTTCGGTAAGGAGTTGTTTGAGTCGGACCTTGACAGGATCATGGAGCATATTGAGATGGCCATGGAGATGATCCCTGTGCTAAAGAAAGCGGACATCATCAACGTCGTGTCTGGACCAATCACATACACCCCGGACCTGCTGCCTATGGTCGGACCACACCAAGGAGCCCGCAACTACTGGAATGCCATTGGCTTTGG GTATGGAGTCATCCATGCTGGTGGTATAGGTAAGTTCCTGAGCGACTGGATCAGGAATGGAGAACCTCCTTACGACCTGATTGAATGCGACCCCAACCGCTATGGCAGATGGACAGATGTGCCTTTCATGTGTGCCAAAGCTCGAGAATCCTATGGCTTCAACAATGTGG TCGGTTACCCCAAGGAAGAACGTTTCGCTGGTCGACCAACCTGCCGGACGAGCGGTGTTTACGAGCTGCTGAAGGACAAAGCATCCATGGGCTTTCACGCTGGCTGGGAACAACCTCACTGGTTCTACAAACCTGGAGATGACATTGGATACAA GCCCAGTTTCCGACGCACCAACTGGTTCGGACCGGTCGGCAGAGAGTGCAAGCTGGTGATGGAGAAGGTGGGAGTGATCGACCTGACGCCTTTTGGCAAGTTCATAGTGAAGGGGAAGGACTCGCACAAGCTGCTGGACCGCCTGTTTGCCAACACCATGCCCAAG GTGGGCCTGACGAATATCAGCCACATGTTGACGCCCACTGGGAGAGTCTTTGCCGAGGTCACCATCACCCAGCTGGCACCAGGAGAGTTCCTGCTCATCACGGGCTCGGGGTCGGAGGGACATGACCTCAG GTGGATAGAGGCAGAAGCCGCGGATGGTGGATACGACGTAGACATCAGCAACGTGACAGAAGATATAGGCGTGCTGGGCATCGCGGGACCAAACTCCCGCAAAGTTCTTCAGAAACTGACTGATGAGGATTTGAGTGATGCCGGATTCAAATTTCTCCACTGCAAGTCCATCCAGTTGGCCGGCGTTCCCGTCCGGGCCATCAGAATCTCCTACACAG gCGAGCTCGGCTGGGAGCTGTACATCGACCAGAAGAACATGGCAGCTGTGTACAAGGCCATGATGGAAGCAGGAAAAGACGAAGGCATCGACAACTTCGGCACCTACGCCATGTCCTCCCTCAGACTGGAAAAGGGCTTTAGAGGCTGGGGAgctgag ATGAACTGTGACACAAATCCTCTGGAGGCTGGATTGGATTATTTCATCAAACTCAACAAG CCTGCTGACTTTATTGGCAAAGCAGCCCTTCAGGAGATCAAAGCCAAGGGTTTGAAGAGGAAGCTTTCCTACATCACTCTGGATACGGATGATATCGACCCCGAAGGCAACGAGACCGTCTGGCACAACGGCAAG GTGGTCGGCAACACGACGTCCGGAGCTTACAGCTACAGCACCCAGCAGAGCCTGGCCTTCGCCTACCTGCCTCTGGACCTGTGCTCTGTGGGCCAGAAGGTGGAGGTAGAGCTGCTGGGGAGGAAATACCCCGCCATGGTCATCCAGGAGCCCTTAGTCCTCACCGAGCCCACGCGGACCCGGCTGCAGAAGAAAGCGAAGGGCAAAGCATAA